Part of the Sinorhizobium terangae genome is shown below.
CGGAAAGCCTGACGCGCGTGCTCTATCCGGCCGACGCGACGCCGGCGGGACAGGAACTGCGCCTCAGACAGGAGTATTTTTTCTCATCCGCCTCGCTGCAGGACATCCTGCGCCGCCACCTGCAGCAATATCCGGACTTCACGTCCTTGCCGGACGCGGTCGCCATCCAGCTCAATGATACCCATCCGGCCGTTTCCGTGGCGGAGCTCGTGCGTCTCCTGACCGATGTCCACGGACTCGATTTCGACCAGGCCTGGGATATCACCCGCCGCACCTTCGCCTACACCAATCATACGCTGCTGCCGGAAGCGCTGGAAAGCTGGCCGGTGCCCCTCTTCGAGCGGCTCCTGCCGCGCCACATGCAGATCGTCTACGCCATCAATGCCAAGATCCTGATCGAGGCACGCAAGCAGAAGCACGCGACCGACGAGGAGATCCGCAACATTTCGCTGATCGAGGAGACGGGCGAGCGGCGTGTGCGCATGGGCAATCTCGCCTTTGTCGGTTCGCATTCGATCAACGGCGTCTCGGCGCTGCACACCGAACTGATGAAAGAGACGGTCTTTGCCGATCTGCACCGGATCTATCCCGACCGCATCAACAACAAGACCAATGGCATTACGCCGCGGCGCTGGCTGATGCAGTGCAATCCCGGCCTGTTCGGCCTCATTCGTGAGGCGATCGGCGACGAATTCATGGACAATACGGAGGCACTGCAGGCGCTTGACGCCTTTGCCGACAAGGCGGACTTCCAGGAGAGATTCGCCGCGGTCAAGCACGCCAACAAGGTGAAGCTTGCGAAGATCATCCAGGCGAATCTCGGCATCCGGCTCGATCCCTCCGCAATGTTCGACATCCAGATCAAGCGCATCCATGAATACAAGCGGCAACTCTTGAACATCGTCGAGGCTGTCGCTCTCTATGACCAGATGCGCTCGCATCCCGAACTCGACTGGGTGCCGCGGGTCAAGCTCTTTGCCGGCAAAGCGGCCCCGAGCTATCACAACGCCAAGCTGATCATCAAACTTGCCAACGACGTCGCCCGCGTCATCAACAACGACCCGGCCGTTCGCGGCCTCCTGAAGATCGTCTTCGTTCCGAACTACAATGTGTCGCTGGCCGAAGTGATGGTGCCGGCCGCCGATCTTTCCGAACAGATCTCGACCGCCGGCATGGAGGCCTCCGGCACCGGCAACATGAAGTTTGCGCTGAACGGCGCGCTCACCATCGGCACGCTCGACGGCGCCAATGTCGAAATGCGCGACTGGGTGGGCGAGGAAAACATCAAGATCTTCGGCATGACCGCCGAGGAGGTGGCGCAGGCGCGGGCGGAAGGGCACAATCCGCGCGCCATTATCGAGGGCTCGCGCGAGCTGTCGCAGGCGCTTTCCGCGATCGCCTCGGGCGTGTTCTCGCCGGACGACCGCAATCGCTTCTCCGGGCTTGTCGACGGTCTCTACAACCATGACTGGTTCATGGTCGCGGCTGATTTCGAGGCCTATGCAAAGGCACAACGTGAGATCGATCAGCTCTGGACCAGGCCCTCCTCCTGGTACGCCCAGGCGATCCGCAATACCGCGCGCATGGGCTGGTTCTCGTCCGACCGCACGATCCGGCAATATGCCGGGGAAATCTGGAGCGCTGGATGACGGATTCGCCCGGCAAGGACCCAGCGCCCGATCCGTCCGGTGTGCTGCCAGCGGCGGATATCGCGGCAATACTTTCCGGCACCCACGACAATCCCTTCGCTGTTCTCGGCGTTCATGCCGCCGGCAAGGACTATGTTGCCCGCTGCTTCATCCCCGGCGCCGAGGCCGTGACGGCAGAAACCCTCTCCGGCAAGGAAATCGGCAC
Proteins encoded:
- a CDS encoding glycogen/starch/alpha-glucan phosphorylase, whose product is MTVLMINRLSTSELPHPAPRSSEPGQLAVEILERLKYRIGKDPKVAKPHDWLTAAILVARDRITDKWMDSTRKTYATGAKRVYYLSLEFLIGRLMRDAMTNIGLMDEMRDALASLGVDIDVIAQLEPDAALGNGGLGRLAACFMESMATVDVPAYGYGIRYMHGLFRQQMADGWQVELPETWLAHGNPWEFERRESSYEIGFGGGVETVNIDEEVQRYVWKPAERVIATAFDTPAVGWRAKRVNTLRLWAAQPIDPILLEAFNAGDHIGALRESNKAESLTRVLYPADATPAGQELRLRQEYFFSSASLQDILRRHLQQYPDFTSLPDAVAIQLNDTHPAVSVAELVRLLTDVHGLDFDQAWDITRRTFAYTNHTLLPEALESWPVPLFERLLPRHMQIVYAINAKILIEARKQKHATDEEIRNISLIEETGERRVRMGNLAFVGSHSINGVSALHTELMKETVFADLHRIYPDRINNKTNGITPRRWLMQCNPGLFGLIREAIGDEFMDNTEALQALDAFADKADFQERFAAVKHANKVKLAKIIQANLGIRLDPSAMFDIQIKRIHEYKRQLLNIVEAVALYDQMRSHPELDWVPRVKLFAGKAAPSYHNAKLIIKLANDVARVINNDPAVRGLLKIVFVPNYNVSLAEVMVPAADLSEQISTAGMEASGTGNMKFALNGALTIGTLDGANVEMRDWVGEENIKIFGMTAEEVAQARAEGHNPRAIIEGSRELSQALSAIASGVFSPDDRNRFSGLVDGLYNHDWFMVAADFEAYAKAQREIDQLWTRPSSWYAQAIRNTARMGWFSSDRTIRQYAGEIWSAG